CAGGACATGATTCATATATAAAGTGTTCCATTTTCACATTTTGTCACTCGTTTGTCAGGAAATGATCACAAtgtcatataaataaatgaaaacactgtAAAGACTTTGAATGATTACAGTTTACAAATagataaatatactatatactaaCATGTGTCTTATTTAATGGTACTACATGCATTGGTTACCCTAAGGAACAAGACCTATGAGTgtccaaatctgtattttcatgaAGTGAATGAACATTTGCTGTAGTGTCAAGTTTCGCTTGATGTTTTGAGTCTGTGAAACTCATCCACAAACACTCAGCCTTCAGATAATGAAGTCCCTATCAAAGGTCTGAATGtcttttcatttgaaaatgtcaACCCCCTTTAGATGATGCTTTcccaaaaagatttatttttgacAGTGATCTTGAGGTGAAAAGAATCAGAGTTTGACAAATAGAAATAGTTGAAGaggttttgtcttattttgaatCTTTTGAAATGTCCAGATGAAGCACCAGAACTGCTCATTCAATGTAgccgttatattatttgtaattttaccaAACATGTTTAAAAGAGAAGTTCAGCTATGAAAGTTCAGACCAGGAATACTCTCCTCTCCTCTTGTGGATTTCAGGGCGATACAAACCCGGCACAGACAAACCCGATCCAAAGACGTGGAAAGCAAACTTCCGATGTGCGCTCAACTCCCTGACAGACGTCAAAGAGCTTCAGGACAAGAGCGTCAAGAAAGGCCACAACGCTTTCAGAGTTTATATTCTCCTCCCACACAGCAAAACAGTCAAAAGACACAAAGGTATCTGCACATATATGAACCTTTCGGGATATTACTGAATACTTCACATATAGTGCATCTGTGTATATTGAGTTCCTAAAGGTGATTTGGGTTATTCTCATGAGTGCATAAGAAGTCTGAGTTTGTGATGAGGTTTCTCTTTAGCTTTAAGGTGTTTGGATACCGACAGTAAAGCAGCAATGTCTCCACAAACACAGAGGAACATACCACTGGAGAGATTTACAGCTAAGACACAAACGTCCTTCCCTACTTTAATGGAGATGTCATATCTTTCCCGTATGGATACAGAGGCCTTCTGGAAGCTCACAGACAACCGAGGCAGTGCCACGGCTGAAGCCAAGCGTGTGGAGGAGGAGAGACCAGTCATCACCTTCTCACAGGGTAACTGTACTCATCTGTGGACAAGAACTAAGTCTAGCGGAGGTTTATAAGTGACTAATGAATGATCTCCACAGGACTGCAGCTGAACAAAACAGATGAGCACGAGAAAAGAGAAGCTGTGCTGAAGGTAAGATCTCTCTCTGATGGACATGTTGGCTTGACAAACCACAAACACAGGTTAGGAGTCGACTCGAGCGTTAGAGATCTCAGGATGCTAAAGATTAAAAACGGCTCACTTGCATGAATAAAGACATCTTCAGCGGCCTTGCTCTCAGCAGGAACAACCATCTTAAAATTGTTGTAAAGGCAACTTACcctgaaacttaaaaaaatactgtatcttATAGTAAATACTAATGTTTTTGAATCATACCTTACTATAGTAAAGTGTATTATTATACTGCATATATGATAGTATTTACAACACTTTAATGAATGCTACAGAATACTGTAGTGTACTGATAAATGCAAAAAATTCTGTAGTATACTATAGTTTTGACTATAGTAAACTGTAGTGTATTGTTGTATAATATACCCTATAGTTGTAGAAATCTTAGTACCTTATTGGGTTATTTGTTTATATCACTATAGTTAAATTACCACAACAAATGAACTCAAGTactttactatagtatggttCAAGTTActagtatttactataaattactatagtattttgtcCTTTAGGATACCTGTTTTGTATGGAAGTCTGTTCCcgccactaaataaaaataaaacaaggttgtgtctttcttttctctcagaattttgagatataaatgcacaattaccttcttattttttaatcagtggcagaaacaggcttctatTGTTATTGGGAACAGAAAGTTGAGGTTATCCATTTACTtaggtaaaaaattttttttaataataataataataatttgtatcagtcaaccactcaaaaaaaaaaacaaacaaaaaaaaacactttaaatggatagttaacccaaaaataaaaatggtaatttatTCACCCCATGGGGACCATCAacggttaccagcattcttcaacaCATCTAAATAAcacaattgttatttttgggtgaatgtgGCCTTCATGAACTCATCTCAGGTCCAGCTAATGCTTTGCCAAGCCAACGCCAAGGTTTGTTCTGAACGACTCTTTTCTAGTTATGTTTGATTTGAGACTGTGTGCATTGATTCTGCAGATCGTGGATCACCTGAAGCACCCGGAGCACTGGAGTCCCTCGTACGAGAGCGACCGGGGCTGGAGACCCAACTCCATGTGGATGGGATGCCTGTGTAAGAAAACCTCAACATCCTACTGCTATTCCCAGAGAACACTGCTATTCCAGAGAACACATTTCAACAGTGTTCCACCTaaccatttgatcattttaataattatgtatgaACTCCTCTGATTTCAGGTGAGACGATGGAGTTTTCTGGTTACTCCTTCCAGACTGACTGTAACGTTCACAATACCTCGTCAGGTCAA
The Carassius auratus strain Wakin chromosome 38, ASM336829v1, whole genome shotgun sequence genome window above contains:
- the irf1a gene encoding interferon regulatory factor 1a isoform X3, whose amino-acid sequence is MHQGRLRLRPWLEEQIESGTYPGVVWLDQSARVFQIPWKHAARHGWNIEKDATLFRNWAIHTGRYKPGTDKPDPKTWKANFRCALNSLTDVKELQDKSVKKGHNAFRVYILLPHSKTVKRHKEAFWKLTDNRGSATAEAKRVEEERPVITFSQGLQLNKTDEHEKREAVLKIVDHLKHPEHWSPSYESDRGWRPNSMWMGCLCKKTSTSYCYSQRTLLFQRTHFNSVPPNHLIILIIMYELL
- the irf1a gene encoding interferon regulatory factor 1a isoform X2, with translation MHQGRLRLRPWLEEQIESGTYPGVVWLDQSARVFQIPWKHAARHGWNIEKDATLFRNWAIHTGRYKPGTDKPDPKTWKANFRCALNSLTDVKELQDKSVKKGHNAFRVYILLPHSKTVKRHKALRCLDTDSKAAMSPQTQRNIPLERFTAKTQTSFPTLMEMSYLSRMDTEAFWKLTDNRGSATAEAKRVEEERPVITFSQGLQLNKTDEHEKREAVLKIVDHLKHPEHWSPSYESDRGWRPNSMWMGCLCETMEFSGYSFQTDCNVHNTSSGQYD
- the irf1a gene encoding interferon regulatory factor 1a isoform X1, whose product is MHQGRLRLRPWLEEQIESGTYPGVVWLDQSARVFQIPWKHAARHGWNIEKDATLFRNWAIHTGRYKPGTDKPDPKTWKANFRCALNSLTDVKELQDKSVKKGHNAFRVYILLPHSKTVKRHKALRCLDTDSKAAMSPQTQRNIPLERFTAKTQTSFPTLMEMSYLSRMDTEAFWKLTDNRGSATAEAKRVEEERPVITFSQGLQLNKTDEHEKREAVLKIVDHLKHPEHWSPSYESDRGWRPNSMWMGCLCKKTSTSYCYSQRTLLFQRTHFNSVPPNHLIILIIMYELL